One Streptomyces fagopyri DNA window includes the following coding sequences:
- a CDS encoding urea amidolyase associated protein UAAP2 codes for MSTGTSTSATATTTAGTPTTSGSTPPSGPDTTGGTGGTTVVPARAAWSSVIRAGETLTITDLHGNQAVDFLVYDAHDPSVRYSAPDTIQAQGNIFLTAGSVLMSDEHTPLMTVVSDDVGRHDTVGGACSKESNTLRYGHHTWSQHACVDNFLARGARHGLGKRDLVSNINWYMNVPVESDGTLGIVDGLSAPGLALTLRAERDVLVLVSNCPQINNPCNGFEPTAVRMSVGTAA; via the coding sequence ATGAGCACGGGCACGAGCACGAGCGCCACCGCCACCACCACCGCCGGCACCCCCACGACGAGCGGGTCCACCCCGCCGAGCGGCCCCGACACGACGGGCGGCACGGGTGGCACGACCGTCGTTCCCGCACGTGCCGCCTGGTCGTCCGTCATCCGCGCGGGCGAGACACTCACCATCACCGACCTGCACGGCAACCAGGCCGTCGACTTCCTCGTGTACGACGCCCACGATCCGTCCGTCCGCTACAGCGCGCCCGACACCATCCAGGCGCAGGGGAACATCTTCCTGACGGCCGGCAGCGTGCTGATGTCCGACGAGCACACGCCCCTGATGACCGTGGTGTCCGACGACGTCGGCCGGCACGACACGGTCGGCGGCGCCTGCTCCAAGGAGTCGAACACCCTGCGCTACGGCCACCACACCTGGTCGCAGCACGCCTGCGTGGACAACTTCCTCGCGCGGGGCGCCCGGCACGGCCTCGGCAAGCGCGACCTCGTCTCCAACATCAACTGGTACATGAACGTGCCGGTGGAGAGCGACGGCACCCTCGGCATCGTCGACGGTCTCTCGGCCCCGGGCCTCGCACTGACCCTGCGCGCCGAACGCGACGTGCTCGTCCTGGTCTCCAACTGCCCCCAGATCAACAACCCCTGCAACGGCTTCGAACCGACCGCCGTGCGGATGAGCGTCGGGACGGCCGCATGA
- a CDS encoding diacylglycerol kinase — MTSEITLFVNPTAGRGRGARAAQPAASALRAAGFSVRTVLGENAADALTRARDAVEGGTGALIAVGGDGMANLALQAVAGTRTPLGLVAVGTGNDFARALGLPIRDPAAAGRQIAESLKGSRLRDVDLGQVNGTWFGTVLASGFDSRVNDRGNRMRRPSGRVKYDLAMLAELAAFRPVRYRMTLDDGETREIEATLVAVGNGSSYGGGMKICAGADLGDGLFDITVVGPCTRRTLLRVFPKVYRGTHLSHPVVSVHRAARVELVADGLTGYADGEPLGPLPLTARCVPGAVRVAIP, encoded by the coding sequence GTGACCAGCGAGATCACCCTCTTCGTCAACCCCACCGCAGGACGCGGCCGGGGCGCCCGCGCGGCGCAGCCGGCCGCTTCCGCCCTGCGGGCGGCGGGATTCTCCGTGCGGACGGTTCTCGGCGAGAACGCCGCCGACGCCCTGACCCGCGCGCGCGACGCGGTCGAGGGCGGAACGGGAGCCCTGATAGCCGTCGGCGGCGACGGCATGGCGAACCTCGCCCTGCAGGCCGTCGCCGGGACCCGCACCCCGCTCGGCCTGGTCGCCGTCGGCACCGGCAACGACTTCGCCCGCGCCCTGGGCCTGCCCATACGCGATCCGGCGGCCGCGGGACGGCAGATCGCCGAATCCCTCAAGGGCTCCCGGCTCCGGGACGTCGACCTGGGCCAGGTGAACGGCACCTGGTTCGGCACCGTCCTCGCCTCCGGCTTCGACTCCCGGGTCAACGACCGCGGCAACCGCATGCGCCGGCCCTCCGGACGCGTCAAGTACGACCTGGCGATGCTCGCCGAACTGGCGGCCTTCCGGCCGGTCCGCTACCGGATGACCCTGGACGACGGCGAGACCCGCGAGATCGAGGCGACCCTCGTCGCGGTCGGCAACGGCTCGTCGTACGGCGGCGGCATGAAGATCTGCGCGGGCGCGGACCTCGGCGACGGACTGTTCGACATCACCGTCGTCGGGCCCTGCACCCGCAGGACGCTGCTCAGGGTCTTCCCGAAGGTGTACCGGGGCACCCACCTCTCCCATCCCGTGGTGAGCGTGCATCGGGCGGCCCGCGTCGAGCTCGTCGCCGACGGTCTGACCGGGTACGCGGACGGGGAGCCGCTGGGGCCGCTGCCGCTCACCGCGCGCTGCGTGCCGGGTGCGGTACGGGTGGCCATTCCCTGA
- a CDS encoding 5-oxoprolinase/urea amidolyase family protein, producing the protein MSFDTLLVANRGEIAVRIIRTARELGLRTVAVYSDPDRSAPHVRLADEAVRLGPAPAKESYLDADLVLKAAKDTGAGAIHPGYGFLSEDAAFARRCEDAGIVFVGPTPGQLELFGAKHTARAAAEAAGVPPAPGTGLLGGLQEALDSAGRIGYPVMLKATGGGGGIGMAACRSAGELTRAWERVQRVAAASFTSAGVFLERLVEHARHVEVQVFGDGRGRVVTFGDRDCSLQRRNQKVVEEAPAPGLPAHVRDRLAARAHDLCASVRYRSAGTVEFVYDAAREEAYFLEVNTRLQVEHPVTEEIYGVDLVAWMLRLARGESEVVRDPGAPRGHAVEARLYAEDPSREHRPSAGLLTRVEFPAGVRVDGWVETGTEVTTAYDPMLAKVVAYGTDRAHALERLDEALARTRVDGVETNLGLVRAALADPSFRRAAHSTATLARVTDPTPRVEVVSGGTLTTVQDWPGRTGYWQVGVPPCGPMDDLSFRLGNRALGNDEGAPGLECTLRGPALRFTHAVTVCVTGAPAPVTVDGTAVARWEPVTVPAGAVLEVGAPTGHGLRTYVLFAGGGLDVPAFLGSAATFTLGRFGGHGGRALRTGDVLHGGSVTAATAPVPPADRPVLTSGWEIGALEGPHAAPEFFTEDDIHDFYAADWKVHFNSARTGVRLIGPKPRWARTDGGEAGLHPSNIHDTPYSVGAVDYTGDMPVLLGPDGPSLGGFVCPATVVSTERWKLGQLRPGDTVRFAPLADDGSARAAVVDGGVLARDGDVTFRRSGDDNLLVEFGPMQLDLALRMRVHALMEAVSAADVDGVTDLTPGIRSLQIQADPRRLPQRALLAAVRETVRTLPPTDQLVVPSRTVHLPLSWDDPATREAVERYMAGVRDDAPWCPWNIEFIRRVNGLDSVDDVYRTVFDAEYLVLGLGDVYLGAPVATPLDPRHRLVTTKYNPARTWTAENSVGIGGAYLCVYGMEGPGGYQFVGRTTQVWSAWQQRGAFEPGSPWLLRFFDRIKWYAVEPGELLALRADIVSGRFVPRIEEGEFSLARYEDFLATHAESIATFRARQGAAFGAERDAWEAAGEFARADAATAPVAAAAEVTVPAGGRLVEAEFAASVWQLNVEPGDRVTAGQPLLALEAMKMESRVSAPMDGVVRQVLTRPGAQVEAGTALVVLAPAT; encoded by the coding sequence ATGAGCTTCGACACCCTGCTGGTCGCCAACCGGGGCGAGATCGCCGTCCGGATCATCCGCACCGCGCGCGAACTCGGCCTCCGTACGGTCGCGGTGTACTCCGACCCCGACCGCTCGGCGCCGCACGTCCGGCTCGCCGACGAGGCCGTCCGGCTGGGCCCGGCCCCCGCGAAGGAGTCGTACCTCGACGCCGACCTGGTCCTGAAGGCGGCCAAGGACACCGGCGCCGGGGCGATCCATCCCGGCTACGGCTTCCTGTCCGAGGACGCGGCCTTCGCACGGCGCTGCGAGGACGCCGGGATCGTCTTCGTGGGACCGACGCCGGGGCAGCTGGAGCTGTTCGGGGCGAAGCACACGGCGCGGGCCGCCGCGGAGGCGGCGGGTGTGCCGCCGGCCCCGGGAACGGGACTGCTGGGCGGACTTCAGGAAGCCTTGGACTCGGCCGGGCGCATCGGCTATCCCGTGATGCTCAAGGCCACCGGCGGCGGGGGCGGCATCGGCATGGCCGCCTGCCGCTCCGCCGGTGAACTGACCCGGGCCTGGGAACGCGTGCAGCGCGTCGCCGCCGCGTCCTTCACCTCCGCCGGAGTCTTCCTGGAGCGACTGGTCGAGCACGCCCGCCATGTCGAGGTGCAGGTCTTCGGCGACGGCCGGGGCCGTGTCGTCACCTTCGGCGACCGCGACTGCTCGCTCCAGCGGCGCAACCAGAAGGTCGTGGAGGAGGCGCCGGCTCCCGGGCTCCCGGCTCATGTGCGGGACCGTCTCGCCGCCCGCGCGCATGACCTGTGCGCGAGTGTCCGCTACCGCTCGGCCGGCACGGTCGAGTTCGTGTACGACGCCGCACGCGAGGAGGCGTACTTCCTGGAGGTCAACACCCGCCTCCAGGTGGAGCATCCGGTCACCGAGGAGATCTACGGGGTCGACCTCGTCGCCTGGATGCTGCGGCTCGCACGGGGGGAGTCGGAGGTCGTACGGGACCCGGGGGCCCCGCGCGGCCACGCGGTGGAGGCCCGGCTGTACGCCGAGGACCCCTCGCGCGAGCACCGGCCGAGCGCGGGACTGCTGACCCGGGTCGAGTTCCCCGCAGGCGTCCGGGTGGACGGCTGGGTGGAGACGGGCACCGAGGTGACCACCGCCTACGATCCGATGCTCGCGAAGGTCGTCGCGTACGGCACGGACCGCGCGCACGCCCTGGAGCGGCTGGACGAGGCGCTGGCCAGGACCCGGGTCGACGGCGTCGAGACCAACCTGGGGCTGGTGCGGGCCGCGCTCGCCGACCCGTCCTTCCGGCGGGCCGCGCACTCGACGGCGACGCTGGCCCGCGTCACCGATCCGACGCCGCGCGTCGAGGTGGTCTCCGGCGGCACGCTCACCACGGTCCAGGACTGGCCGGGCCGCACCGGCTACTGGCAGGTGGGCGTGCCGCCGTGCGGGCCGATGGACGACCTGTCCTTCCGGCTGGGCAACCGCGCCCTCGGCAACGACGAGGGCGCACCCGGTCTGGAGTGCACCCTGCGGGGGCCCGCCCTGCGCTTCACGCACGCCGTCACGGTGTGCGTCACCGGTGCCCCGGCGCCGGTCACCGTGGACGGCACGGCGGTCGCCCGGTGGGAGCCGGTGACGGTGCCCGCGGGAGCGGTGCTGGAGGTCGGCGCGCCCACCGGACACGGCCTGCGCACCTATGTCCTCTTCGCGGGCGGGGGCCTGGACGTCCCGGCGTTCCTCGGCAGCGCCGCCACCTTCACCCTGGGCCGGTTCGGCGGCCACGGCGGCCGGGCACTGCGGACGGGGGACGTGCTGCACGGCGGATCGGTCACCGCCGCGACGGCGCCCGTACCGCCCGCCGACCGGCCCGTCCTCACGTCCGGGTGGGAGATCGGTGCGCTCGAAGGTCCGCACGCCGCACCGGAGTTCTTCACCGAGGACGACATCCACGACTTCTACGCGGCCGACTGGAAGGTCCACTTCAACTCGGCGCGCACCGGCGTACGACTGATCGGCCCCAAACCCCGCTGGGCGCGCACGGACGGTGGCGAGGCGGGGCTGCACCCGTCCAACATCCACGACACTCCGTACTCGGTCGGCGCCGTCGACTACACGGGCGACATGCCGGTGCTGCTCGGCCCGGACGGTCCCTCGCTCGGCGGCTTCGTCTGCCCCGCGACGGTCGTCAGCACGGAGCGGTGGAAGCTCGGCCAGCTCCGCCCCGGTGACACCGTGCGCTTCGCGCCGCTCGCCGACGACGGCTCGGCGCGGGCCGCGGTCGTGGACGGCGGGGTGCTGGCGCGGGACGGCGACGTGACGTTCCGCCGCAGCGGCGACGACAACCTGCTGGTCGAGTTCGGGCCCATGCAACTGGACCTGGCGCTGCGCATGCGGGTCCACGCCCTGATGGAGGCGGTGTCCGCGGCGGACGTCGACGGCGTCACCGACCTGACCCCCGGCATCCGCTCCCTGCAGATCCAGGCGGATCCGCGCAGACTTCCGCAGCGCGCCCTGCTCGCCGCCGTGCGGGAGACGGTTCGCACGCTCCCGCCCACCGACCAGCTCGTGGTCCCCTCCCGTACCGTGCACCTCCCGCTGTCCTGGGACGACCCGGCGACCCGCGAGGCCGTCGAGCGCTACATGGCCGGGGTCCGCGACGACGCGCCCTGGTGCCCGTGGAACATCGAGTTCATCCGGCGGGTGAACGGCCTGGACTCGGTGGACGACGTGTACCGCACCGTGTTCGACGCGGAGTACCTCGTCCTGGGCCTGGGCGACGTGTATCTGGGGGCGCCGGTCGCGACTCCGCTGGACCCGCGGCACCGCCTGGTCACCACCAAGTACAACCCGGCCCGTACCTGGACCGCCGAGAACTCCGTCGGTATCGGCGGCGCCTACCTCTGCGTCTACGGCATGGAGGGGCCGGGCGGCTACCAGTTCGTGGGCCGGACCACCCAGGTGTGGTCGGCGTGGCAGCAGCGAGGCGCCTTCGAGCCGGGCTCGCCCTGGCTGCTGCGCTTCTTCGACCGCATCAAGTGGTACGCCGTGGAACCCGGCGAACTCCTCGCTCTGCGCGCCGACATCGTCTCGGGGCGGTTCGTGCCCCGGATCGAGGAGGGCGAGTTCTCGCTGGCGCGCTACGAGGACTTCCTCGCCACCCACGCCGAGTCGATCGCGACGTTCCGGGCCCGGCAGGGCGCCGCGTTCGGCGCGGAGCGGGACGCCTGGGAGGCGGCGGGCGAGTTCGCCCGCGCGGACGCCGCCACCGCGCCCGTGGCGGCGGCCGCCGAGGTGACCGTCCCGGCGGGCGGCCGGCTCGTGGAGGCCGAGTTCGCGGCGTCCGTGTGGCAGCTGAACGTCGAGCCCGGCGACCGCGTCACCGCCGGCCAGCCGCTGCTGGCGCTGGAGGCGATGAAAATGGAGTCCAGGGTGTCCGCCCCGATGGACGGAGTCGTGCGCCAGGTCCTCACCAGACCGGGCGCCCAGGTGGAGGCGGGCACGGCACTGGTGGTCCTGGCACCCGCCACCTGA
- the atzF gene encoding allophanate hydrolase: MSALARVQSAYARVEAVDRPEIWIGLRRRAEVEKEAEALDARLAAGEHLPLAGRLLAVKGNIDAAGLPTTAGCPAYAYTPGEDAPAVARLRAAGALVLGTTNLDQFATGLVGTRSPYGAVRNALDPTRVSGGSSSGSAVAVALGLVDLALGTDTAGSGRVPAAFNGIVGLKPTRGLVPATGVVPACASLDCVTVFARTLPEAEEALGHLARPSGRALPALPQRAPGPWRVAVPPTAQLGELDAGWAEAYEAAVAQLVAAGAEVRTLDLTPFTEAAAMLYEGAFVAERYTAVGSFVDKLLTEGGTGLDPTVTGIITRARDIPAHRLFADQDRLAALRPRALAALGDADALLLPTAPGHPTLAEVAADPLGANARLGRFTNSTNLFDLAAVAVPAGTVDGLPFGVMLIGPAFTDERLARMAALLRPGTRVAVVGAHLSGQPLNPQLLALGAEWERTTATAAAYRLYALATTPPKPGLVRAGTGGAAIEAEVWRLPAEGLGRLLAGLPRPMALGRVELADGTHVPGFLCEPCALDGAEDITAYGGWRGYLRHRG, from the coding sequence ATGTCCGCCCTCGCCCGAGTGCAGTCGGCCTACGCCCGCGTCGAGGCGGTCGACCGCCCCGAGATCTGGATCGGCCTGCGCCGCCGGGCCGAGGTGGAGAAGGAGGCCGAGGCCCTCGACGCCCGCCTCGCCGCCGGCGAACACCTCCCCCTCGCCGGCCGGCTCCTCGCGGTGAAGGGCAACATCGACGCGGCGGGCCTGCCGACCACGGCCGGCTGCCCCGCGTACGCGTACACCCCGGGCGAGGACGCCCCGGCGGTGGCCCGCCTGCGAGCGGCCGGCGCACTCGTCCTGGGCACCACGAACCTGGACCAGTTCGCGACCGGTCTGGTCGGCACCCGCTCCCCGTACGGTGCCGTGCGGAACGCACTCGATCCGACCCGCGTCAGTGGTGGTTCGAGCTCCGGATCTGCCGTGGCGGTGGCGCTGGGCCTGGTCGATCTCGCCCTCGGCACCGACACGGCCGGTTCCGGCCGTGTTCCCGCCGCCTTCAACGGCATCGTCGGTCTGAAGCCGACCCGCGGCCTGGTCCCGGCCACCGGCGTCGTCCCCGCCTGCGCCTCACTGGACTGCGTGACCGTCTTCGCCCGTACGCTCCCGGAGGCCGAAGAGGCCCTCGGACACCTGGCCCGCCCGTCCGGACGCGCGCTGCCCGCTCTCCCCCAGCGGGCCCCCGGCCCATGGCGCGTCGCCGTCCCCCCGACGGCACAGCTCGGTGAGCTGGACGCGGGCTGGGCGGAGGCGTACGAAGCCGCCGTGGCACAGCTCGTCGCGGCGGGCGCCGAGGTGCGCACGCTCGATCTCACGCCGTTCACCGAGGCGGCGGCGATGCTCTACGAGGGCGCGTTCGTCGCCGAGCGCTACACCGCGGTGGGGAGCTTTGTCGACAAGTTGCTCACCGAGGGAGGTACGGGTCTCGATCCGACCGTGACGGGGATCATCACCCGCGCCCGGGACATCCCGGCCCACCGGCTCTTCGCCGACCAGGACCGGCTGGCCGCCCTGCGTCCGCGGGCCCTCGCCGCGCTCGGCGACGCGGACGCCCTGCTGCTGCCGACCGCCCCGGGCCACCCGACGCTCGCGGAGGTCGCCGCCGACCCGCTGGGCGCCAACGCCCGTCTGGGGCGTTTCACCAACTCCACGAACCTCTTCGACCTCGCCGCGGTCGCCGTCCCGGCGGGCACCGTGGACGGGCTGCCCTTCGGCGTCATGCTGATCGGCCCCGCCTTCACCGACGAACGCCTGGCCCGGATGGCCGCCCTGCTGCGGCCGGGGACGCGCGTCGCCGTGGTCGGCGCCCATCTCTCGGGCCAGCCCCTGAACCCACAGCTCCTCGCGCTGGGTGCCGAGTGGGAGCGGACGACGGCGACGGCGGCCGCCTACCGCCTGTACGCCCTGGCCACCACACCTCCGAAGCCGGGTCTGGTCCGCGCCGGCACCGGCGGGGCCGCCATCGAGGCGGAGGTGTGGCGGCTGCCCGCCGAGGGCCTCGGACGCCTGCTCGCCGGGCTGCCCCGCCCGATGGCGCTCGGCCGGGTCGAACTGGCCGACGGCACCCATGTGCCCGGCTTCCTGTGCGAGCCCTGTGCGCTCGACGGTGCCGAGGACATCACGGCGTACGGCGGCTGGCGCGGCTACCTGCGGCACCGCGGCTGA
- a CDS encoding DEAD/DEAH box helicase, whose amino-acid sequence MIVLLSVAAGSLEGTMTEDLSPAERYAAARKRAVEQATALASFREMYDFGLDPFQIEACKALEAGKGVLVAAPTGSGKTIVGEFAVHLALQQGKKCFYTTPIKALSNQKYADLSRRYGADKVGLLTGDNSVNSDAPVVVMTTEVLRNMLYAGSQTLLGLGHVVMDEVHYLSDRFRGAVWEEVIIHLPASVTLVSLSATVSNAEEFGDWLDTVRGDTEVIVSEHRPVPLFQHVLAGRRMYDLFEEGEGQKKAVNPDLTRLARMEASRPSYQDRKRGRAMREADRERERRQRSRIWTPGRPEVIERLDAEGLLPAITFIFSRAACEAAVQQCLYAGLRLNDEEARVKVREIVERRTDSIPPEDLHVLGYYEWLEGLERGIAAHHAGMLPTFKEVVEELFVRGLVKAVFATETLALGINMPARSVVLEKLVKWNGEQHADITPGEYTQLTGRAGRRGIDVEGHAVVLWQRGFSPDHLAGLAGTRTYPLRSSFKPSYNMAVNLVEQFGRHRSRELLETSFAQFQADKSVVGISRQVQRNEEGLEGYKESMTCHLGDFEEYAGLRRELKDRETELAKQGVAQRRVEAAVALEKLKPGDIIHVPTGKFAGLALVLDPGLPAGRSNGHRGFEQHDGPRPLVLTAERQVKRLASMDFPVPVEALERMRIPKSFNPRSPQSRRDLASALRTKAGHIVPDRLRKRRAEAADDREIARLRTAIRAHPCHGCNDREDHARWAERYHRLLRDTSQLERRIEGRTNTIARTFDRIVALLTELDYLRGDEATEHGRRLARLYGELDLLASECLRAGVWEGLDPAELAACVSALVYESRVGDDAMAPKLPSGKAKAALGEMVRIWGRLDALEEDFRITQSEGVGQREPDLGFAWAAHEWASGKGLDEVLREAEMPAGDFVRWCKQVIDVLGQISAAAPVSGGESSTVAKNARKAVDGLLRGVVAYSSVG is encoded by the coding sequence TTGATCGTCCTGTTGTCAGTGGCTGCCGGTAGTCTCGAAGGCACGATGACAGAGGACCTCTCACCGGCCGAGCGGTACGCGGCAGCACGGAAGCGCGCTGTCGAGCAGGCCACCGCGCTCGCCTCCTTCCGCGAGATGTACGACTTCGGCCTCGACCCCTTCCAGATCGAGGCCTGCAAGGCGCTCGAGGCGGGCAAGGGTGTGCTCGTGGCCGCGCCCACCGGCTCGGGCAAGACGATCGTCGGCGAGTTCGCCGTCCACCTGGCCCTCCAGCAGGGCAAGAAGTGCTTCTACACGACGCCGATCAAGGCGCTGTCGAACCAGAAGTACGCCGACCTCTCCCGCCGTTACGGCGCGGACAAGGTCGGCCTCCTCACCGGGGACAACAGCGTCAACTCCGACGCCCCGGTGGTCGTCATGACCACCGAGGTGCTGCGCAACATGCTGTACGCGGGTTCGCAGACCCTTCTCGGCCTCGGCCATGTGGTCATGGACGAGGTGCACTACCTCTCCGACCGCTTCCGCGGCGCCGTGTGGGAGGAAGTGATCATCCACCTTCCCGCCTCGGTCACCCTCGTGTCGCTCTCGGCGACCGTCTCGAACGCCGAGGAGTTCGGGGACTGGCTGGACACCGTGCGCGGCGACACCGAGGTGATCGTCTCCGAGCACCGTCCGGTGCCGCTGTTCCAGCACGTGCTCGCCGGACGCCGGATGTACGACCTCTTCGAGGAGGGCGAGGGCCAGAAGAAGGCGGTCAACCCCGACCTCACGCGCCTGGCCCGCATGGAGGCGAGCCGTCCGTCGTACCAGGACCGCAAGCGCGGGCGAGCCATGCGCGAGGCCGACCGGGAGCGCGAGCGCCGGCAGCGCTCGCGGATCTGGACGCCGGGCCGCCCCGAGGTCATCGAACGGCTCGACGCCGAAGGCCTGTTGCCCGCCATCACCTTCATCTTCAGCCGCGCCGCCTGCGAGGCCGCCGTCCAGCAGTGCCTGTACGCGGGCCTGCGGCTCAACGACGAAGAGGCGCGGGTGAAGGTGCGCGAGATCGTCGAGAGGCGCACGGACTCCATCCCGCCGGAGGACCTGCACGTCCTCGGGTACTACGAGTGGCTGGAGGGCCTGGAGCGGGGCATCGCGGCCCACCACGCCGGCATGCTGCCCACGTTCAAGGAGGTCGTCGAGGAGCTTTTCGTACGCGGCCTGGTGAAGGCCGTGTTCGCCACCGAGACCCTCGCGCTCGGTATCAACATGCCCGCCCGCTCGGTGGTGCTGGAGAAGCTAGTCAAGTGGAACGGCGAACAGCACGCCGACATCACCCCCGGTGAGTACACCCAGCTGACCGGCCGGGCGGGGCGCCGCGGCATCGACGTCGAGGGCCACGCCGTCGTGCTGTGGCAGCGCGGCTTCAGCCCCGACCACCTGGCGGGACTCGCGGGCACCCGCACCTACCCGCTGCGCTCCAGCTTCAAGCCGTCGTACAACATGGCGGTGAACCTGGTCGAGCAGTTCGGACGGCACCGTTCGCGCGAACTCCTGGAGACCTCCTTCGCGCAGTTCCAGGCCGACAAGTCGGTCGTCGGGATCTCCCGGCAGGTGCAGCGCAACGAGGAGGGACTCGAGGGTTACAAGGAGTCCATGACCTGCCACCTCGGGGACTTCGAGGAGTACGCGGGGCTGCGCCGGGAGCTCAAGGACCGCGAGACCGAGCTCGCCAAACAGGGCGTGGCGCAGCGTCGCGTCGAGGCGGCGGTCGCGCTGGAGAAGCTCAAGCCGGGTGACATCATCCATGTCCCGACCGGCAAGTTCGCCGGTCTGGCGCTGGTGCTGGACCCCGGTCTGCCCGCGGGCCGGTCCAACGGCCACCGAGGCTTCGAGCAGCACGACGGTCCGCGCCCGCTGGTGCTCACCGCCGAGCGTCAGGTCAAGCGGCTGGCCTCGATGGACTTCCCGGTGCCGGTGGAGGCGCTGGAGCGGATGCGTATCCCGAAGTCCTTCAACCCGCGTTCCCCGCAGTCCCGTCGCGACCTCGCGTCCGCCCTGCGCACCAAGGCCGGGCACATCGTCCCCGACCGGCTGCGCAAGAGGCGCGCCGAGGCGGCCGACGACCGCGAGATCGCCCGGCTGCGCACGGCGATCCGAGCCCACCCCTGCCACGGGTGCAACGACCGTGAGGACCACGCCCGTTGGGCCGAGCGCTACCACCGGCTGCTGCGTGACACCTCGCAGCTGGAGCGTCGCATCGAGGGCCGGACGAACACCATCGCCCGCACCTTCGACCGTATCGTCGCCCTGCTCACCGAGCTGGACTACCTGCGCGGCGACGAGGCCACCGAACACGGCAGACGCCTGGCCCGGCTGTACGGCGAACTCGACCTGCTGGCCAGCGAATGCCTGCGGGCCGGTGTCTGGGAGGGCCTCGATCCGGCGGAACTCGCCGCCTGCGTCTCGGCGTTGGTCTACGAGTCGAGGGTCGGCGACGACGCGATGGCGCCGAAGCTGCCCTCCGGCAAGGCCAAGGCCGCGCTGGGCGAGATGGTCCGCATCTGGGGGCGTCTGGACGCTCTGGAGGAGGACTTCCGGATCACCCAGTCCGAGGGCGTGGGCCAGCGCGAGCCGGATCTCGGTTTCGCCTGGGCGGCGCACGAGTGGGCTTCCGGCAAGGGTCTCGACGAGGTGCTGCGCGAGGCGGAGATGCCGGCCGGCGACTTCGTCCGGTGGTGCAAGCAGGTCATCGACGTACTGGGCCAGATCTCGGCCGCCGCGCCGGTCTCCGGTGGAGAGAGCTCGACGGTGGCGAAGAACGCCCGCAAGGCGGTCGACGGGCTGCTGCGCGGGGTGGTCGCCTACTCGTCGGTGGGCTGA
- a CDS encoding urea amidolyase associated protein UAAP1 — translation MATATTYGARDHARAQEGTRAEAMPVVPASTWPAPPCEAGHLVWAETVAGGGYTHRVLARGTELRLTDLSGDACAHLLLYAADRPWERLNVADTVKVQWNAYLGEGQLLLSDQGRVLASLTADTSGRHDALCGTSTLVRNTRRYGDGAPQSASPAGRELFKLAAAKNGLGPRDLPPSLSFFQGVSIRDDGSLDFTGSAGPGGSVTLRAEQDVTVLIANVPHPVDPRPAYTSTALEVLAWRSAATKPGDPLWEATPEGRRAFLNTVEFLAARGLA, via the coding sequence ATGGCGACAGCGACCACGTACGGAGCACGCGATCACGCCCGCGCCCAGGAGGGCACCCGTGCCGAGGCCATGCCCGTCGTCCCGGCGAGCACCTGGCCCGCGCCCCCCTGCGAGGCCGGCCACCTGGTGTGGGCGGAGACGGTGGCCGGCGGCGGCTACACACACCGGGTGCTGGCCCGCGGCACGGAACTCAGGCTGACCGACCTGAGCGGCGACGCCTGTGCGCACCTCCTCCTGTACGCCGCCGACCGCCCCTGGGAGCGCCTGAACGTGGCGGACACGGTCAAGGTCCAGTGGAACGCGTACCTGGGCGAGGGGCAGTTGCTCCTCTCCGACCAGGGTCGCGTGCTCGCCTCGCTCACCGCCGACACCTCCGGACGGCACGACGCGCTGTGCGGCACCTCCACGCTCGTACGCAACACCCGGCGCTACGGGGACGGCGCGCCGCAGTCCGCCTCCCCCGCGGGACGCGAACTGTTCAAGCTGGCCGCCGCCAAGAACGGCCTCGGACCACGTGATCTGCCGCCTTCGCTCTCCTTCTTCCAGGGCGTGTCGATACGCGACGACGGCTCCCTGGACTTCACCGGTTCGGCGGGTCCGGGCGGCAGTGTGACGTTGCGCGCCGAGCAGGACGTCACCGTGCTCATCGCGAACGTGCCGCACCCGGTCGACCCACGCCCCGCCTACACCAGCACCGCCCTGGAGGTGCTCGCCTGGCGGTCGGCGGCGACGAAGCCGGGCGACCCGCTGTGGGAGGCGACGCCCGAGGGGCGCCGCGCCTTCCTGAACACCGTCGAGTTCCTCGCCGCGAGGGGGCTCGCATGA